In Pangasianodon hypophthalmus isolate fPanHyp1 chromosome 1, fPanHyp1.pri, whole genome shotgun sequence, the genomic window GCAGTGCCACTATTAAAGGACTGGCTATGAAAGGAGTTGTAATTAACCATGTTATAGTGCATGCAACCAATCCAGCAACCACTGTAGTGAAACAGATTGTTATTGTGATTGCCTTCTTAACTCCAATGAGGTTCTTACTGGTTTTGTACACTATGGGGTAAACCACAGCGACATAACAGTCCCAACAAATGCAAGCCATAAACAGAGGTCTACCACTGATGCTTAAGCTGTAGATAAAGGTTAAAAGAACTTCTAACTCCTTAATTTGCCATATCATGAAATTACATACACCAAATGGGATATGAGCTGTGAAAGTCAGATCAATAACAGCCAGACTGAGCATGAAGACGTCACTGGTGGATCTTTGTCTTTGCCTCTGGAGGAGCTCGTGTAGGACCCACAGACTGGCTGGAAATCCCAAGAGGAAACAGATCCCAGATATTACTGACCAGATAACAGGGGCAGTGGGATAATCTGTGCACCAGTTGTAGTAGTTCCAGTCCCCTGCCTGAGTGCTGTTTGAAGATGATAACgaattttcattttctgccaTTTCTGAGATGTAGATGTTTATCTCTGAGTAATGAAGAAagctgtaaaatattaaagagcAGTTCTAAGCACACAGTTGATCACAAATTTAGGTCTTGCTACCAAAGTCCAAAAGACATGACCTGCAGGTCTTGCTATGATCAGGcgcaaaataaaaatcaaggttttttttgtgactttgtttaAATCATGTTCTCATTTTGAATATGCAAAGTTATAGCATGATCATAATATACAAAGGATGGGCCCTTCTGCAGGAGTTGGGAAACAagtatttcattcattcattgcttcattcattcattcattcatttgttcattttcactagctgttatatttctttatttttttattgttttaaaggtGAAAATCATTTGGGACAGGACTTGACCTCTGTATTTTCTATGCGGCATTGCGGTTGACAATACAGAATCATTTGACTGCTATTAATTGGAACAAAATTTcactaatataaaataaaaataaataaataaaatgtctaaacGCATATGTATTCCTCCCCTCCCCTCCTTATGTTCACTTCTCTACAAAGTTGGCGACCTTGTTTTAAATACCATTTCTGTTGTGAACATATTATACGGTAGTTAATAGTATAcctatttctgaattcattgtCATAATAGACTGCAATAACAGGAAggtttatatgaaaaaaaaaacaaacaagcaacaaaAAACCCAACATTCTATGTATTTTACATATGATGggaggaaaaacaaataaaaacatccggtggcagtgttttttttttgttaatatactgtattactgtagtaataataaagtttttctagtctaatatagtatattagttttatattatagtataaattctatattacacaaaattaaaatttctACAGTCATGCATAGATGCACTCAATCCATCAATTTAGCACTTATTTATAGTTGCaatttatgaaaagaaaaaaaaaaagtagaaaaaagttAAACTGAAACTATCAGCAATAGTGCGTAGAACTAGCAGGTATTTTTTACAATGTTGATGATAGGGAAACTGTCACAGCAAAGCTCAGTGTTTTAGATTGCAGATGGAGTTCAAAGTTCAACCCATATAGAAAATAGCTCCAGTATGCACTGTGTACTTTATTTCTTCCACCAGTTCTTAAAAGTATCCAGCTTACCCACAGTGACCAGATACAGAACAGGCATAATGACACATCCAGCCATATTAAAACTAAATCCGTAGAAATTTAAACAACAATAGCGCTCTATTTCTCTAAGCGGAATCAGCTTTCCGAATGAGAAAATGATCGCTGGTGGTAGGTAGACAATGAAAGTCATGATGAAACTGTTAGTGATGGTGTGAAGAGCTTGTTTCTTCTGTGGATGGATGTTGTTCTTTCCTGTTGGATCCGTTTTTTTCAGAGCTTGAAGTATGGAAATATCACAGAAGGAGATAACTGGCAGTGCCACTATTAAAGGACTGGCTATGAAAGGAGTTGTAGTTAACCATGTTATAGTGCATGCAACCAATCCATGAAACACTGTAGTGAAACAGATTGTTATTGTGATTGCCTTCTTAATTACAGCGAGGTTCTTACTGGTTTTGTACACTATGGGGTAAACCACAGCGACATAACAGTCCCAACAAATGCAAGCCATAAACAGAGGTCTACCACTGATGCTTAAGCCGTAGATAAAGTCTAAAAGAACTTCTAGCTCTTTAATATGCCATATCATGAAATTACAAACAGAGAATGGGATATGAGCTGTGAAAGTCAGATCAATAACAGCCAGGCTGAGCATGAAGACGTCACTGGTGGATCTTTGTCTTTGCCTCTGGAGGAGCTCGTGTAGGACCCACAGACTGGCTGGAAATCCCAAGAGGAAACAGATTCCAGATATTACTGACCAGATAACAGGGGCAGTGGGATAATCTGTGCACCAGTTGTAGTAGTTCCAGTCCCCTGCCTGAGTGCTGTTTGAAGATGATAACGAATTTTCATTTGAAGATCTCAGTACTGCTGGCATTTCTGAGATGTGGATGTTTATCTCTGAGTGATGAAGAAagctgtaaaatattaaaggGCAGGTCTAAGTATGCAGTTGATCACAAGTTTAGCTCTTGCTACAAAAATCCAAAAGACACAGTCTGCTATGATCAGGTGCAAAGTAAAAATCAAGGGTTTTTTGAAGTGACTTCGTTTAAATCATGTTCACATTTTCAATATGCAAAGCCATAGGATGCACACAGGATGGGCCTTTCTGCAGGAGTTTCAAACtggtgtttcattcattcattcattcatttattcattcagtttcactaactgttttttttctttcttttaattgttttaaacatGAAAATCATTCAGGACAGCTCGTTGTATTGAACTCTGTATTGTCTATGTGGCATTGTGGttgaaaatatcaaatcatCTGACTGCTATTAATTGGAACAAAATTTcactaatataaaataaaaataaataaataaaaatatctgaaCAGATAAGTATCCCCCCCCCTTTACTTCTCTAAAAGGTTGCCTACCTTGTTTCAATAACCATTTCTGTTGTGAACATATTATAGTTAATAGCATACCTATCAATTTATTATCTTAACAGACTGCAATACCAGGAAActttatatggaaaaaaaaaaacaacaataacaagaaaaacaacattcaAATGAATGTACCAGGAAACAATTAtgtcagttatttatttattaaaaaaaaactacgtttgtattttactgtcttgattttattcaaaaagCTTAAAAATTTACAAAGTATTATAAATTTGTGACCGCTTACAAGAGCCAATGTCAAAATTTGACAAATGCTTAAGGTTTGGTTGAGAGATGGGATGATTTTATCAAATCCAGCAAAATGGCACTCTTTTGTTTGAATTCCTACCAACTGTGAGTGAGATCACATTGGCTGTATAATAAATCAAAACTCAATTCATTGTTTAGACTTAATGGATCATATATGCATCATTTATTGGTTTTGttccatattttttaaattgcacatttttttgttctctgCCATGTCCTTACCATTCCTATCATGTTTACATCCTCATTTTATTTGAGTGTCCaactaatatttattttccttttgttgtttttgtttgaaattgaatttgaagtgaaattatcaaattattaaatatcCCATTCCTGCTGACATTTCCGAGATGGAGATGTTTAGCTCTGAGTGATGACATAAGCTGTTCTAAAAGTACAGTTCTAAGCACACAGTCAATTAGGAATTAGCTAAAAACATCCAAAAGATACGACTAGCGGGGCTTACCAAATTTTGAATATGTAAAGCCAAAATATGGTCATGATGGGCCTCTCTGCATGTTGAATTCATTTTCAGGAGTCAGGTTTGtattctttttaaacattttaaagatgaAAATC contains:
- the LOC128321623 gene encoding lysophosphatidic acid receptor 4-like — encoded protein: MAENENSLSSSNSTQAGDWNYYNWCTDYPTAPVIWSVISGICFLLGFPASLWVLHELLQRQRQRSTSDVFMLSLAVIDLTFTAHIPFGVCNFMIWQIKELEVLLTFIYSLSISGRPLFMACICWDCYVAVVYPIVYKTSKNLIGVKKAITITICFTTVVAGLVACTITWLITTPFIASPLIVALPVISFCDISILQALKKTDPTGKNNIHPQKKQALHTITNSFIMTFIVYLPPAIIFSFGKLIPLTEIERYCCLDFYGFCFNMAGCVIMPVLYLVTVGKLDTFKNWWKK
- the LOC128321233 gene encoding lysophosphatidic acid receptor 4-like, with translation MPAVLRSSNENSLSSSNSTQAGDWNYYNWCTDYPTAPVIWSVISGICFLLGFPASLWVLHELLQRQRQRSTSDVFMLSLAVIDLTFTAHIPFSVCNFMIWHIKELEVLLDFIYGLSISGRPLFMACICWDCYVAVVYPIVYKTSKNLAVIKKAITITICFTTVFHGLVACTITWLTTTPFIASPLIVALPVISFCDISILQALKKTDPTGKNNIHPQKKQALHTITNSFIMTFIVYLPPAIIFSFGKLIPLREIERYCCLNFYGFSFNMAGCVIMPVLYLVTVGKLDTFKNWWKK